One genomic segment of Vibrio agarivorans includes these proteins:
- a CDS encoding serine hydrolase domain-containing protein has product MAGVANPIVNESFTPAEIYRVHDFFQHEGNRVKIQFPDVESIYAWQNMSRFFPTAQITRDGQVHVLPYALDENIGQLTATVHGETKTLDEHLDSYPVDGFLVIKDGNIIFERYNTMRKTDKHNWFSNGKITSGLELARLVAEGKVDPHKPVSDYLPQLKDTVWDTVSVLETANMATGLNATEHDEPNHDSRTNPEQPWFKWAVSIGLFEGQSEQTPLQTISEMHRRFPGGERFEYNSINTFIVSRIVESATHMPMNETVAQNMWQRMGANNDAFVAVSPTGGYPLHFFSMNSTLEDMAKYGMMLTPSASQLPAGKKIDNKVIELIQHSGNPEAYSKGFAGQKFIHSFYDDKVLKNAYQFDAIFEDGDLFKSGVGGQGLYISPSKDLVVAFFSSGDGQNQEETYARKIAKSFAK; this is encoded by the coding sequence ATGGCAGGTGTGGCGAATCCTATCGTTAACGAGTCTTTTACTCCGGCAGAAATCTATCGAGTACACGATTTCTTTCAGCACGAGGGGAATCGAGTCAAAATACAGTTTCCTGATGTAGAGTCGATCTACGCGTGGCAAAACATGAGCCGTTTTTTTCCGACCGCGCAAATTACCCGTGATGGTCAAGTGCACGTTCTGCCTTACGCTCTGGATGAGAATATTGGTCAGTTAACCGCAACTGTTCATGGCGAAACTAAAACACTCGATGAGCACCTAGATAGCTACCCTGTTGATGGCTTTCTGGTTATTAAGGATGGCAACATCATTTTCGAACGCTATAACACCATGCGCAAGACCGACAAACACAATTGGTTTTCTAATGGTAAAATCACGTCTGGATTAGAATTAGCGCGTTTAGTGGCAGAAGGAAAGGTTGACCCTCACAAGCCCGTTTCCGATTATTTACCTCAGTTGAAGGACACAGTGTGGGATACAGTCTCGGTGCTTGAGACCGCAAACATGGCAACTGGCCTTAACGCTACCGAGCACGATGAACCCAACCACGATTCTCGCACCAATCCAGAGCAGCCTTGGTTTAAATGGGCAGTATCAATTGGTTTGTTTGAAGGTCAATCTGAGCAAACACCACTTCAAACCATCTCAGAGATGCATCGTCGCTTCCCTGGTGGAGAGCGATTCGAATATAACTCTATCAATACGTTTATTGTCAGCCGTATTGTTGAGTCTGCTACTCATATGCCGATGAATGAAACCGTCGCGCAAAATATGTGGCAACGTATGGGTGCCAACAACGATGCTTTTGTTGCTGTCTCACCTACAGGGGGCTACCCTCTTCATTTCTTCTCAATGAACTCAACTCTTGAAGATATGGCGAAATACGGAATGATGCTAACGCCATCTGCTAGTCAATTGCCTGCGGGTAAAAAGATCGATAACAAAGTCATTGAGTTGATCCAACATTCAGGTAACCCGGAAGCCTACAGCAAAGGCTTTGCTGGTCAGAAATTTATCCACTCATTTTACGACGATAAAGTGCTAAAAAATGCTTATCAGTTTGATGCAATTTTTGAAGATGGTGACTTGTTTAAATCTGGCGTGGGTGGACAGGGGTTGTATATCTCCCCTAGCAAAGACCTGGTGGTAGCCTTCTTCTCCTCAGGTGACGGCCAAAACCAAGAAGAGACCTATGCTCGTAAAATTGCGAAGTCTTTTGCCAAATAG